A section of the Pseudomonas sp. Q1-7 genome encodes:
- the rplL gene encoding 50S ribosomal protein L7/L12, whose protein sequence is MALTNEDIINAVSEMSVMQIVELIKAMEEKFGVTAAAAVAAGPAVAAAAVEEQTEFTIVLAEAGDKKVNVIKVVRELTGLGLKEAKAVVDGAPGVVKEGASKEEAEAAKKALEEAGAKVELK, encoded by the coding sequence ATGGCTCTGACCAACGAAGACATCATCAACGCCGTATCCGAAATGTCCGTCATGCAGATCGTTGAACTGATCAAGGCGATGGAAGAGAAGTTCGGTGTTACCGCTGCTGCCGCCGTTGCCGCTGGCCCGGCTGTAGCTGCTGCTGCTGTTGAAGAGCAGACCGAGTTCACCATCGTCCTGGCCGAAGCTGGCGACAAGAAAGTGAACGTGATCAAGGTCGTTCGCGAGCTGACCGGTCTGGGTCTGAAAGAGGCCAAGGCAGTTGTTGACGGCGCCCCGGGCGTGGTCAAGGAAGGCGCTTCGAAAGAAGAGGCCGAAGCTGCCAAGAAAGCTCTGGAAGAAGCTGGCGCCAAAGTCGAGCTCAAGTAA
- the rplK gene encoding 50S ribosomal protein L11: MAKKIQAYIKLQVKAGQANPSPPVGPALGQHGVNIMEFCKAFNAKTQGLEPGLPTPVIITVYSDRSFTFETKSTPASVLLKKAAGIASGSPRPNTQKVGTVTRAQLEEIAKAKKADLTAADLDAAVRSIAGSARSMGLNVEGV, translated from the coding sequence ATGGCTAAGAAGATTCAAGCTTATATCAAGCTGCAAGTGAAGGCCGGTCAGGCCAACCCGTCGCCGCCGGTCGGTCCCGCTCTGGGTCAGCACGGCGTGAACATCATGGAGTTCTGCAAGGCGTTCAACGCCAAGACCCAAGGCCTCGAGCCGGGTCTGCCGACTCCCGTGATCATCACCGTATACAGCGACCGCAGCTTCACTTTTGAGACCAAGAGCACCCCGGCTTCCGTCCTGCTGAAAAAAGCGGCCGGCATCGCCAGCGGTTCTCCGCGTCCGAACACCCAGAAAGTAGGCACCGTTACCCGTGCTCAGCTGGAAGAGATCGCCAAAGCCAAGAAGGCTGATCTGACTGCAGCTGACCTGGACGCGGCCGTGCGTAGCATCGCCGGTTCCGCTCGTAGCATGGGCCTGAACGTGGAGGGTGTGTAA
- the secE gene encoding preprotein translocase subunit SecE: MNAKAEAKETRFDVLKWVVVVALVAVGVVGNQYFSAEPILYRVLALLALAAAAAVIALQTAKGQAFFVLAKEARAEIRKVVWPTRQETTQTTLIVVAVVLVMALLLWGLDTLLGWLVSLIVG, encoded by the coding sequence ATGAATGCCAAGGCTGAAGCCAAAGAAACACGCTTCGACGTTCTGAAGTGGGTCGTTGTGGTGGCTCTTGTTGCTGTTGGCGTGGTCGGCAATCAGTATTTTTCTGCTGAGCCGATCCTGTATCGTGTCCTTGCTCTTCTCGCTCTTGCTGCTGCAGCTGCTGTCATTGCTCTGCAGACTGCTAAGGGTCAGGCTTTCTTTGTTCTTGCCAAGGAAGCTCGTGCGGAGATACGCAAGGTTGTTTGGCCGACCCGTCAGGAAACCACTCAGACCACTTTGATTGTCGTGGCTGTCGTGCTGGTAATGGCGCTGCTGTTGTGGGGGCTTGATACCCTGCTCGGCTGGCTTGTTTCGTTGATTGTTGGTTAA
- the rpoB gene encoding DNA-directed RNA polymerase subunit beta, translated as MAYSYTEKKRIRKDFSKLPDVMDVPYLLAIQLDSYREFLQAGVSKEQFRDIGLHAAFKSVFPIISYSGNAALEYVGYRLGEPAFDVKECVLRGVTFAVPLRVKVRLIIFDKESSNKAIKDIKEQEVYMGEIPLMTENGTFIINGTERVIVSQLHRSPGVFFDHDRGKTHSSGKLLYSARIIPYRGSWLDFEFDPKDCVFVRIDRRRKLPASVLLRALNYSTEEVLDAFYATNVFHVKGEGLHLELVPQRLRGEIAVFDIKDENGKVIVEQGRRITARHINQLEKAGIKELEVPLDYVLGRTTAKAIVHPATGEIIAECNTELTTDLLVKIAKAQVVRIETLYTNDIDCGPFISDTLKIDSTGNQLEALVEIYRMMRPGEPPTKEAAETLFNNLFFSAERYDLSAVGRMKFNRRIGRTEIEGSGVLSKEDIVDVLKTLVDIRNGKGIVDDIDHLGNRRVRCVGEMAENQFRVGLVRVERAVKERLSMAESEGLMPQDLINAKPVAAAIKEFFGSSQLSQFMDQNNPLSEITHKRRVSALGPGGLTRERAGFEVRDVHPTHYGRVCPIETPEGPNIGLINSLATYARTNQYGFLESPYRVVKGTQVTDEIVFLSAIEEADHVIAQASATMNEQGQLVDELVAVRHLNEFTVKAPEDVTLMDVSPKQVVSVAASLIPFLEHDDANRALMGSNMQRQAVPTLRADKPLVGTGMERNVARDSGVCVVARRGGVIDSVDASRIVVRVNDDEVETGEAGVDIYNLTKYTRSNQNTCINQRPLVQKGDVVARADILADGPSTDMGELALGQNMRVAFMPWNGFNFEDSICLSERVVQEDRFTTIHIQELTCVARDTKLGPEEITADIPNVGEAALNKLDEAGIVYVGAEVQAGDILVGKVTPKGETQLTPEEKLLRAIFGEKASDVKDTSLRVPTGTKGTVIDVQVFTRDGVERDSRALSIEKMQLDEIRKDLNEEFRIVEGATFERLRSALVGQIAEGGAGLKKGTEITDEYLDGLERGQWFKLRMSEDALNEQLEKAQAYLSDRRQMLDDKFEDKKRKLQQGDDLAPGVLKIVKVYLAIKRRIQPGDKMAGRHGNKGVVSVIMPVEDMPHDANGTPVDIVLNPLGVPSRMNVGQILETHLGLAAKGLGEKINRMMEEQRKIAELREFLHEIYNEIGGRQESLNELSDQEILDLAKNLKGGVPMATPVFDGAKESEIKAMLKLADLPESGQMRLFDGRTGNQFERPTTVGYMYMLKLNHLVDDKMHARSTGSYSLVTQQPLGGKAQFGGQRFGEMEVWALEAYGAAYTLQEMLTVKSDDVNGRTKMYKNIVDGDHRMEAGMPESFNVLIKEIRSLGIDIELETE; from the coding sequence ATGGCTTACTCATACACTGAGAAAAAACGTATCCGCAAAGACTTTAGCAAGTTGCCGGACGTCATGGATGTACCCTACCTCCTGGCCATCCAGCTGGATTCGTATCGCGAATTCCTGCAGGCGGGAGTCAGCAAAGAGCAGTTCCGTGACATCGGCCTGCACGCGGCCTTCAAGTCTGTTTTCCCGATCATCAGCTATTCCGGCAATGCCGCCCTGGAATACGTGGGCTATCGCTTGGGCGAGCCGGCGTTCGATGTCAAGGAATGCGTGCTGCGCGGCGTGACCTTCGCCGTGCCGCTGCGGGTGAAAGTCCGTCTGATCATCTTCGACAAAGAGTCGTCGAACAAAGCGATCAAGGACATCAAGGAACAGGAAGTCTACATGGGGGAAATCCCCCTCATGACCGAGAACGGTACCTTCATCATCAACGGTACCGAGCGCGTCATCGTCTCCCAGCTGCATCGCTCGCCGGGCGTGTTCTTCGATCACGACCGTGGCAAGACCCACAGCTCGGGCAAACTGCTGTATTCCGCTCGTATCATCCCCTACCGCGGTTCCTGGCTGGACTTCGAGTTTGATCCGAAGGACTGCGTGTTCGTCCGTATCGACCGTCGCCGCAAGCTGCCGGCCTCCGTCCTGCTGCGCGCGCTGAACTACAGCACTGAAGAAGTGCTGGACGCGTTCTACGCCACGAACGTTTTCCACGTGAAGGGCGAAGGCCTGCACCTGGAGCTCGTGCCGCAGCGCCTGCGCGGTGAGATCGCCGTGTTTGATATCAAGGACGAGAACGGCAAGGTGATCGTGGAGCAGGGGCGTCGTATCACTGCCCGCCACATCAACCAGTTGGAAAAAGCCGGCATCAAGGAGCTGGAGGTTCCGCTCGACTATGTCCTTGGTCGTACCACCGCCAAGGCCATCGTGCATCCGGCCACCGGCGAGATCATCGCCGAGTGCAATACCGAGCTGACCACCGACCTGCTGGTGAAGATCGCCAAGGCGCAGGTCGTCCGCATCGAGACCTTGTACACCAACGACATCGACTGCGGTCCGTTCATTTCGGACACCCTGAAGATCGACTCCACCGGCAACCAGCTGGAGGCCCTGGTCGAGATCTACCGCATGATGCGCCCGGGCGAGCCGCCGACCAAGGAAGCCGCCGAGACGCTGTTCAACAACCTGTTCTTCAGCGCCGAGCGTTACGACCTGTCCGCCGTTGGCCGCATGAAGTTCAACCGTCGTATCGGTCGCACCGAGATCGAAGGTTCCGGCGTGTTGAGCAAGGAAGACATCGTCGACGTACTGAAGACCCTGGTCGATATCCGTAACGGCAAGGGTATCGTCGACGACATCGACCACCTGGGTAACCGTCGCGTCCGTTGCGTCGGTGAAATGGCCGAGAACCAGTTCCGCGTTGGCCTGGTGCGCGTCGAGCGCGCGGTCAAGGAACGCTTGTCCATGGCTGAGAGCGAAGGCCTGATGCCGCAGGACCTGATCAACGCCAAGCCGGTGGCTGCCGCGATCAAGGAGTTCTTCGGCTCCAGCCAGTTGTCCCAGTTCATGGACCAGAACAACCCGCTCTCCGAGATCACCCACAAGCGCCGTGTTTCCGCACTCGGCCCAGGCGGTCTGACCCGTGAGCGCGCGGGCTTCGAGGTTCGTGACGTACACCCGACCCATTACGGCCGCGTGTGCCCGATCGAAACCCCTGAAGGTCCGAACATCGGTCTGATCAACTCCCTCGCGACCTACGCCCGCACCAATCAGTACGGCTTCCTGGAAAGCCCGTACCGCGTGGTGAAAGGCACTCAGGTTACCGACGAGATCGTCTTCCTCTCCGCCATCGAAGAGGCCGACCACGTCATCGCTCAGGCATCCGCGACGATGAACGAGCAAGGTCAGCTGGTGGACGAACTGGTGGCCGTACGTCACCTGAACGAATTCACCGTGAAGGCTCCGGAAGACGTGACCCTGATGGACGTCTCGCCGAAGCAGGTCGTTTCCGTCGCCGCCTCGTTGATCCCGTTCCTCGAGCACGACGACGCCAACCGTGCACTCATGGGCTCGAACATGCAGCGTCAGGCCGTGCCGACCCTGCGTGCCGACAAGCCGCTGGTGGGTACCGGTATGGAGCGCAACGTTGCGCGCGACTCCGGCGTCTGCGTCGTGGCTCGCCGTGGCGGCGTGATCGACTCGGTCGACGCCAGCCGAATCGTGGTTCGCGTCAACGACGACGAAGTCGAGACCGGCGAAGCAGGTGTGGATATCTACAACCTGACCAAATACACCCGTTCCAACCAGAACACCTGCATCAACCAGCGTCCGCTGGTGCAGAAGGGTGATGTGGTCGCTCGCGCCGACATCCTCGCCGATGGTCCGTCCACCGACATGGGTGAACTCGCTCTGGGTCAGAACATGCGCGTTGCGTTCATGCCCTGGAACGGCTTCAACTTCGAGGACTCCATCTGCCTGTCCGAGCGCGTGGTGCAGGAGGATCGCTTCACCACTATCCACATCCAGGAACTGACCTGTGTGGCGCGTGACACCAAGCTCGGCCCAGAAGAAATCACCGCGGACATCCCGAACGTGGGTGAGGCTGCGCTGAACAAGCTGGACGAGGCCGGCATCGTTTACGTTGGTGCGGAAGTGCAGGCAGGCGACATCCTGGTGGGCAAGGTCACTCCGAAAGGCGAGACCCAGCTGACCCCGGAAGAGAAGCTGCTGCGCGCGATCTTCGGTGAGAAGGCGTCCGACGTGAAGGACACCTCCCTGCGCGTGCCCACCGGCACCAAGGGCACCGTGATCGACGTCCAGGTCTTCACCCGCGATGGCGTCGAGCGCGACAGCCGTGCCTTGTCCATCGAGAAGATGCAGCTGGACGAGATCCGCAAGGACCTGAACGAAGAGTTCCGCATCGTCGAAGGAGCAACCTTCGAGCGTCTGCGTTCCGCTCTGGTTGGCCAGATCGCCGAAGGCGGCGCCGGCCTGAAGAAGGGCACCGAGATCACCGACGAGTACCTCGACGGTCTCGAGCGCGGCCAGTGGTTCAAGCTGCGCATGTCCGAGGACGCCCTGAACGAGCAGTTGGAAAAGGCCCAGGCCTACCTGTCCGACCGCCGTCAGATGCTGGACGACAAGTTCGAAGACAAGAAGCGCAAACTGCAGCAGGGCGATGACCTCGCTCCGGGCGTGCTGAAAATCGTCAAGGTCTACCTGGCCATCAAGCGTCGCATCCAGCCGGGCGACAAGATGGCGGGACGTCACGGTAACAAGGGTGTGGTCTCCGTGATCATGCCGGTCGAAGACATGCCCCACGACGCCAACGGCACTCCGGTGGACATCGTTCTGAACCCGCTGGGCGTACCGTCTCGTATGAACGTTGGTCAGATTCTCGAAACCCACCTGGGCCTCGCTGCCAAGGGTCTGGGCGAGAAGATCAACCGCATGATGGAAGAGCAGCGCAAGATCGCTGAACTGCGCGAGTTCCTCCATGAGATCTACAACGAGATCGGTGGCCGTCAGGAGAGCCTGAACGAGCTGAGCGACCAGGAAATCCTGGACCTGGCGAAGAACCTGAAGGGTGGCGTACCCATGGCCACCCCAGTGTTCGACGGCGCCAAGGAAAGCGAGATCAAGGCCATGCTGAAGCTCGCCGACCTGCCGGAAAGCGGCCAGATGCGTCTGTTCGACGGTCGTACCGGCAACCAGTTCGAGCGTCCGACCACCGTCGGCTACATGTACATGCTCAAGCTGAACCACCTGGTCGACGACAAGATGCACGCACGTTCCACCGGTTCCTACAGCCTGGTTACCCAGCAGCCGCTGGGCGGTAAGGCGCAGTTCGGTGGCCAGCGTTTCGGGGAGATGGAGGTCTGGGCGCTGGAAGCCTACGGCGCCGCCTACACCCTGCAGGAAATGCTGACCGTGAAGTCGGACGACGTGAACGGCCGGACCAAGATGTACAAGAACATCGTGGACGGCGATCACCGCATGGAGGCTGGCATGCCCGAGTCCTTCAACGTGCTGATCAAAGAGATCCGCTCGCTCGGCATCGACATCGAACTGGAAACCGAATAA
- the rplA gene encoding 50S ribosomal protein L1, with amino-acid sequence MAKLTKRQKAIAEKVEAGKQYAFEDAAKLLAELATSKFKESVDVSINLGVDPRKSDQVVRGATVLPNGTGKSVRVAVFTQGPAAEAALAAGADKVGMDELAAEMKGGDLSYDVVIASPDAMRVVGQLGQILGPRGLMPNPKVGTVTPDVATAVKNAKAGQVRFRTDKNGIIHASVGKVDFEPIKLKQNVEALMADLKRLKPSTSKGVYLKRVTLSTTMGPGLQIDQASLEG; translated from the coding sequence ATGGCTAAGTTGACCAAGCGCCAAAAGGCAATCGCCGAGAAAGTAGAAGCTGGCAAACAGTACGCTTTCGAGGACGCCGCCAAACTGCTGGCTGAACTGGCTACCTCCAAGTTCAAAGAGTCCGTCGACGTCTCCATCAACCTGGGCGTTGATCCGCGTAAATCCGACCAGGTCGTTCGTGGTGCCACCGTTCTGCCGAACGGCACCGGCAAGAGCGTCCGCGTTGCCGTCTTCACCCAGGGTCCGGCCGCCGAAGCTGCTCTGGCTGCTGGCGCTGACAAGGTTGGTATGGACGAGCTGGCTGCCGAAATGAAAGGCGGCGACCTGAGCTATGACGTCGTGATCGCTTCCCCGGATGCGATGCGTGTTGTAGGTCAGCTGGGCCAGATCCTCGGCCCGCGCGGTCTGATGCCGAACCCGAAAGTCGGCACCGTGACCCCGGACGTGGCCACCGCCGTCAAGAACGCCAAGGCTGGTCAGGTGCGTTTCCGTACCGACAAGAACGGTATCATCCACGCTTCCGTAGGCAAGGTTGACTTCGAGCCGATCAAGCTGAAGCAGAACGTGGAAGCCCTGATGGCTGACCTGAAGCGCCTGAAGCCGTCCACCTCCAAGGGTGTGTACCTGAAGCGCGTGACCCTGAGCACCACCATGGGGCCGGGCCTGCAGATCGATCAGGCTTCCCTCGAAGGCTAA
- the nusG gene encoding transcription termination/antitermination protein NusG: MAKRWYVVHAYSGYEKHVMRSLIERVKLAGMEDEFGEILVPTEEVVEMRNGQKRKSERKFFPGYVLVQMEMNEATWHLIKDTPRVMGFIGGTADKPAPITEKEADAILRRVADSGDKPKPKTLFEPGETVRVIDGPFADFNGVVEEVNYEKSRIQVAVLIFGRSTPVELEFSQVEKA, from the coding sequence GTGGCTAAGCGTTGGTACGTTGTGCATGCCTACTCGGGTTACGAGAAGCATGTCATGCGCTCGCTGATTGAGCGCGTCAAGCTGGCCGGCATGGAAGATGAGTTCGGCGAGATTCTGGTTCCCACTGAAGAAGTGGTTGAGATGCGTAACGGCCAGAAGCGCAAGAGCGAACGCAAGTTCTTCCCTGGCTATGTGCTGGTGCAGATGGAGATGAACGAGGCGACTTGGCACTTGATCAAGGACACTCCTCGTGTGATGGGCTTTATCGGTGGTACTGCCGATAAGCCGGCTCCGATCACCGAGAAAGAGGCTGACGCCATCCTGCGTCGTGTTGCTGATAGCGGTGATAAGCCGAAGCCGAAAACGTTGTTTGAGCCGGGTGAGACCGTTCGGGTTATCGATGGTCCATTCGCTGACTTCAATGGCGTTGTCGAAGAGGTCAATTACGAGAAGAGCCGGATCCAAGTGGCCGTGCTCATCTTTGGCCGCTCTACGCCGGTAGAGCTGGAGTTCAGTCAGGTCGAGAAGGCTTAG
- the rplJ gene encoding 50S ribosomal protein L10, which produces MAIKLEDKKAIVAEVNEAAKAGLSAVVADARGVTVAAMTGLRKEAREAGVYVRVVRNTLARRAVAGTQFEVLNDVFKGPTLIAFSNEHPGAAARIFKEFAKGQDKFEIKAAAFEGQFLAANQIDVLATLPTYNEAVAQLMSVIQGATSKLARTLAAIRDQKEGAAA; this is translated from the coding sequence GTGGCAATTAAACTCGAAGACAAGAAGGCCATCGTCGCTGAAGTCAACGAGGCTGCCAAAGCTGGCCTGTCCGCTGTCGTGGCTGATGCCCGTGGCGTGACCGTAGCCGCTATGACCGGACTCCGTAAAGAGGCCCGCGAAGCAGGCGTATACGTACGTGTCGTACGTAACACCCTGGCTCGCCGCGCCGTTGCCGGCACTCAATTTGAAGTGCTCAACGACGTGTTCAAAGGCCCGACCCTGATTGCGTTCTCCAATGAACATCCGGGCGCAGCTGCCCGCATCTTCAAGGAATTCGCCAAGGGTCAGGACAAGTTCGAGATCAAGGCCGCTGCATTCGAGGGCCAGTTCCTCGCAGCCAATCAGATCGACGTACTGGCGACCCTGCCGACCTACAACGAAGCCGTTGCACAGCTGATGAGCGTAATCCAAGGCGCTACCAGCAAGCTGGCTCGTACTCTGGCGGCTATTCGCGACCAGAAAGAAGGCGCCGCTGCCTGA